One genomic segment of Dehalogenimonas alkenigignens includes these proteins:
- a CDS encoding response regulator, giving the protein MAKARLMVVEDEAITAEDIRSSLEGMGYDVVAVAATGEEALRIAEKLKPDLVLMDIVLKGGHSGIATAGELRRRFSVPAVYLTAYADPATLAQAKLAEPLGFLTKPFNEADLRASVEMALYKAGAEAERQELIRKLQEALDKVKVLSGLIPICASCKQIRNDKGFWQSVENYISEHSGADFTHGICPSCAKKLYPEYFDQLYGKGSGGAPE; this is encoded by the coding sequence ATGGCTAAAGCCAGGTTAATGGTGGTTGAGGATGAGGCCATCACCGCGGAGGATATCAGGAGCAGCCTTGAAGGCATGGGGTACGATGTGGTCGCGGTGGCCGCCACCGGCGAAGAGGCGCTGCGGATTGCCGAAAAACTTAAACCTGATCTGGTACTTATGGATATCGTTCTTAAAGGCGGGCATTCCGGCATAGCCACGGCTGGGGAGCTGCGCCGCCGGTTCTCGGTTCCGGCGGTCTATTTGACCGCGTATGCCGACCCGGCAACCCTCGCTCAAGCAAAACTCGCCGAGCCTCTGGGATTCCTGACCAAGCCCTTCAACGAAGCTGACCTGAGGGCTTCAGTGGAAATGGCTTTATATAAAGCCGGAGCTGAAGCGGAGAGGCAGGAGCTTATCCGTAAGCTTCAGGAGGCTTTGGATAAGGTTAAAGTGCTTTCGGGTCTGATACCAATTTGCGCCAGCTGTAAGCAAATCCGCAATGACAAGGGTTTCTGGCAATCTGTGGAGAATTACATATCCGAACATTCAGGCGCCGACTTCACCCATGGCATCTGCCCTAGCTGTGCCAAAAAACTCTATCCGGAATATTTTGATCAATTATATGGGAAAGGCAGCGGCGGCGCACCGGAATAA
- a CDS encoding histidine kinase N-terminal 7TM domain-containing protein — MPPVSAAFILTPYTVVYFLSFVICAIAGTAAWRRRKTDAGYWLSWLMAAASLWCFFGMLEVSATATDVKVLLSKFEYIGGLSVPVFFVIFALAYTGQQRWITRRNVSLAFIIPVLTLILTASNEAHSLIWTSFEPGPAGSNLIYYIHGPWFWFSNIGYTSLCVLAGSLLVVRFAFNANKDFQPRTALVVIGAIVPWVMGFLYVFDINPLPAFDLTRVAFSFSGLLFLFAILRWRLLDIMPVAYNVVLDAIPDGMLIIDKHNRIVDFNRAAVMMIETSQPISLGQRLESLTSEASWFAAVTENISTPAGLCLKTPTGRHLEAGITDLGGENGSNGNRVIFLKDITERKAAEQALTRSEELYRSLFENMLNGFSHCRIILEDDLPVDFVYLNVNRTFTELTGLKNVIGKRVTEVIPGIHQTNPELLEIYGRVAATGIPEVFETYLPGLDMWFDISVYSPETGYFVAVFDVVTERKRFETQLKKAASDWETTFDSITDAIAIIDADHRIVRANRSLAAISGVSGDSLVGRHCYEIIHGTDKPLPGCPHMCTLTECRQATAEFPEPALGRHVEISTSPLLGSGGNSIGSVHIIKYITERKKIETALQESESRLRSLYNNMAEGVALHHLIFDDSGHPVNYRIIDANLQFERILGIDREAILGKTATEAYGVQEAPYLSEYAGVALSGQPARLETYFPPLDRYFDISIAPWGQQGFATIFTDATERQRAWEAKSRLATIVEFSADAMIGRDLAGRITSWNKAAERIFGYSEEEMLGHTSELLLPYGDITSIDNVLEQIRRSGQSVSFETLRNHKDGTVIDVAVTISPVNDTAGKVIGFSSIARDITESKKAAARIKRALEEKELLLKEIHHRVKNNMQVISSLLKMQSRFVSDEPTRQMLRESEERIKSMSLVYNKLYESADLAHINIRDYAQELVHNLSHAYAMSPGIVRISTEITEAAFDLDTAVPIGLIINELVTNSLKYAFPDGRRGEIIVSLKLENGRYSLSVKDNGIGLPEGFDARGGRSLGLRLVTALAEHPLGGKMTVKRDAGTEFSFVFEQGGPNNG; from the coding sequence ATGCCGCCTGTTTCAGCTGCGTTCATCCTCACTCCTTATACCGTTGTATACTTCCTATCCTTTGTCATTTGCGCCATCGCCGGTACGGCGGCCTGGCGACGGCGCAAAACAGACGCCGGTTACTGGCTTTCATGGTTAATGGCTGCCGCTTCCTTATGGTGTTTTTTCGGCATGCTGGAAGTGTCGGCAACAGCCACCGATGTGAAGGTTCTCCTTTCCAAATTCGAGTACATCGGCGGTTTGAGCGTGCCGGTGTTTTTCGTCATATTTGCGCTGGCTTACACCGGGCAGCAGCGCTGGATCACCAGACGAAATGTCAGCCTGGCATTTATCATACCCGTCTTAACTCTTATATTGACCGCCTCCAATGAAGCCCACAGCCTGATCTGGACGTCCTTCGAGCCGGGGCCGGCAGGCTCAAATTTGATTTATTATATTCATGGACCCTGGTTTTGGTTCTCCAATATTGGCTACACGAGCCTGTGCGTTCTCGCTGGAAGCCTGCTCGTCGTCCGTTTCGCGTTTAACGCAAACAAGGATTTCCAACCGCGTACCGCGCTGGTGGTTATTGGCGCGATAGTGCCTTGGGTAATGGGGTTTCTTTACGTTTTCGACATTAATCCTCTGCCTGCCTTCGATCTGACCAGAGTCGCCTTCTCATTTTCCGGCCTGCTGTTTCTCTTTGCGATTTTACGGTGGCGCCTGCTGGATATCATGCCGGTTGCCTACAACGTTGTCCTGGACGCGATCCCTGACGGCATGCTGATAATCGACAAACATAACCGGATTGTTGATTTTAATAGGGCAGCCGTGATGATGATTGAGACAAGCCAGCCGATCTCCCTCGGCCAGCGGCTGGAGTCTCTGACGAGTGAAGCGTCCTGGTTTGCTGCCGTCACCGAAAATATTTCAACTCCAGCCGGACTGTGCCTCAAGACGCCCACCGGCCGTCATTTGGAAGCCGGGATTACAGACCTGGGTGGCGAAAATGGCTCCAACGGAAATCGCGTGATCTTTCTTAAAGATATCACCGAACGCAAGGCAGCGGAGCAAGCCCTGACCAGGAGTGAAGAGCTGTATCGCTCGCTGTTCGAAAATATGTTGAACGGCTTTTCTCACTGCCGCATTATTCTCGAAGATGATTTACCGGTTGATTTTGTCTACCTTAACGTTAACCGAACTTTTACTGAACTGACCGGGCTTAAGAATGTCATAGGAAAACGGGTTACCGAGGTAATTCCGGGAATACATCAAACTAACCCGGAATTACTTGAGATTTACGGTAGAGTCGCCGCCACAGGCATTCCGGAAGTTTTTGAAACATATCTGCCGGGTCTCGACATGTGGTTTGATATCTCAGTGTATAGTCCGGAAACCGGATATTTCGTTGCCGTTTTTGATGTGGTTACCGAGCGGAAACGGTTCGAAACGCAATTGAAAAAAGCCGCCTCCGATTGGGAAACGACATTTGATTCAATTACCGACGCTATCGCTATCATCGACGCCGACCATCGGATCGTCAGGGCGAACCGGTCCCTCGCCGCAATATCCGGAGTGTCCGGCGACTCTTTAGTTGGCCGGCATTGCTATGAGATTATCCATGGCACTGATAAGCCGCTACCCGGATGCCCGCACATGTGCACTTTGACGGAGTGCCGCCAGGCCACGGCTGAATTTCCCGAACCAGCGCTCGGCCGCCACGTCGAGATTTCAACATCGCCGCTCCTGGGAAGTGGCGGAAACAGTATCGGTTCAGTCCATATCATCAAATATATCACCGAACGTAAAAAAATCGAAACTGCCCTGCAGGAAAGCGAATCGCGCCTGCGGTCGCTGTATAACAATATGGCTGAGGGCGTCGCGCTTCACCACCTGATATTTGACGATTCCGGGCATCCGGTAAACTACCGGATCATCGATGCCAATCTCCAGTTTGAGCGGATCCTGGGTATAGACCGCGAGGCAATATTGGGTAAAACAGCAACTGAAGCCTACGGGGTTCAAGAAGCGCCTTACCTTTCCGAATATGCCGGGGTGGCTCTGTCAGGGCAACCGGCACGTTTGGAGACGTACTTTCCGCCGCTCGACCGCTATTTTGATATTTCCATCGCTCCGTGGGGTCAACAGGGTTTCGCGACCATTTTTACCGACGCGACGGAACGGCAAAGAGCCTGGGAGGCGAAATCAAGGCTGGCAACCATTGTTGAGTTCTCCGCCGATGCCATGATTGGCCGAGATTTGGCAGGCCGGATAACCAGCTGGAACAAAGCCGCGGAGAGGATTTTTGGATACTCGGAGGAGGAAATGCTCGGCCATACCAGCGAGCTGTTGCTGCCGTATGGCGATATTACTTCGATTGATAACGTGCTGGAGCAAATCCGGCGGTCAGGCCAGAGCGTTTCATTTGAAACCTTGAGAAACCACAAGGATGGAACCGTCATTGATGTTGCCGTCACCATCTCCCCGGTCAACGACACTGCCGGTAAAGTCATCGGATTCTCCTCAATCGCCCGCGACATCACCGAAAGCAAGAAAGCGGCCGCAAGAATCAAAAGGGCTTTGGAAGAAAAAGAACTGCTGCTCAAGGAAATCCACCACCGCGTCAAGAACAATATGCAGGTGATCTCCAGTCTGCTTAAGATGCAAAGCCGTTTCGTCTCCGACGAACCAACACGCCAGATGCTGCGCGAGAGTGAAGAGCGGATCAAGAGCATGTCCCTCGTCTATAACAAGCTATATGAATCCGCCGACCTGGCGCACATCAACATCCGGGACTATGCTCAGGAACTTGTCCACAATCTAAGCCACGCATACGCTATGTCGCCAGGCATAGTCAGGATATCCACGGAGATTACCGAAGCGGCTTTCGACCTTGATACCGCCGTGCCGATTGGATTGATCATCAATGAACTGGTTACAAATTCCTTAAAATACGCCTTCCCGGACGGCCGCCGGGGGGAAATTATAGTATCGCTGAAACTTGAAAACGGCCGCTATTCGCTTTCAGTCAAGGATAACGGGATCGGTCTGCCGGAAGGCTTCGACGCCCGCGGCGGCCGCTCGTTAGGCTTGAGACTGGTTACGGCGCTGGCCGAGCATCCGCTAGGCGGCAAAATGACCGTTAAGAGGGACGCAGGCACCGAATTCAGTTTCGTGTTTGAGCAGGGAGGACCCAATAATGGCTAA
- a CDS encoding endonuclease MutS2, which yields MHEKDLTLLEFPRIREIVSGYCSFTMSRAQALELLPSSELDQIKRRLAESAEARRLLELEPGFSVYGLSDIAEPARYAALGRVLEPKILAEIRKSLGLLRRLKSKLDETAVSTPLLNQAALDIGDFAHLEKNLDKAISPEGSLLPHASEKLSLIRLRLRTKRSEVMERLQDFIQSDNTRRFIQEPIITEREGRFAIPVKAEHKGEIKGIVHDVSNSGATVFVEPFATLDLGNEFKELEIEEMREIERILTELSAQVGALAPAIENGLGAAAKIDFALAKAGYAKRAGAREVEVYEPSATDPAMIRLDTARHPLLGAGAVPLSIELGKDFSILVITGPNTGGKTVALKVIGLLCLMTQAGLPVPAGEKTRLPVFRGIFADIGDEQSVQAALSTFSGHMSNIARILNNLKEKSLVLLDELGASTDPQEGSAIARAVLLHLLAKGVIGGATSHFTDLKVFAHVTPGMQNASFDFNPQTLAPTYHLTLGMPGGSNAIATAARFGIPAEVIGQAEAMLTEGTRQLEQLLAELQVEKKRLTDIEKTLEREKELLQKQNQALALELKTHREEKQAIIQQARDNVIEEVAALQKDLKQARNALERQKSEAALLMARNVSEDVRERLKKGIWQAPDSAKPDTDEGQLTAGDRVWLKEAEVEAVVLSQNERTGQVEVSSGPLRFKLGREGVTRLTGKSKDPRPAVQVLSSGRNARLELDLRGRRAEHVSPMLDEFLDDAASASLQEVRVIHGHGTGVLRSIVRELAARHPLVASLSAAPRDQGGDGATMLRLK from the coding sequence GTGCATGAGAAAGATCTGACCCTCCTCGAATTCCCCCGTATCAGGGAAATCGTCTCCGGCTATTGTTCTTTCACGATGTCCCGCGCCCAGGCGCTTGAACTACTGCCGTCGTCGGAGCTTGACCAAATCAAACGCCGCCTGGCCGAATCCGCGGAAGCGCGGCGTCTCCTGGAACTGGAGCCTGGATTCTCCGTTTACGGATTGTCCGACATAGCAGAACCAGCGCGCTATGCCGCGCTGGGACGGGTGTTGGAGCCGAAAATCCTGGCAGAAATCCGAAAATCCCTCGGTCTTCTGCGCCGGTTGAAAAGCAAACTGGATGAGACCGCAGTCTCAACTCCGCTGTTGAACCAGGCCGCCTTGGACATCGGTGATTTTGCCCATCTGGAAAAGAACCTGGACAAAGCCATTTCGCCGGAGGGCAGCCTGTTACCGCACGCCTCCGAAAAATTGAGCCTTATCCGGCTCCGATTGCGGACGAAACGATCTGAGGTCATGGAACGCCTCCAGGATTTCATCCAGTCGGATAATACCCGCCGTTTTATCCAGGAACCCATTATCACTGAACGCGAAGGCCGGTTCGCCATCCCGGTCAAGGCGGAGCATAAAGGTGAAATCAAGGGCATCGTCCATGATGTTTCCAATTCAGGCGCAACAGTCTTCGTCGAACCTTTCGCCACGCTTGATCTCGGCAATGAATTCAAAGAACTTGAAATCGAGGAGATGCGGGAGATTGAGCGCATCCTGACCGAGCTCTCGGCTCAGGTGGGGGCACTGGCGCCCGCCATTGAAAACGGCCTCGGCGCCGCGGCCAAAATCGATTTCGCGTTGGCCAAAGCCGGATACGCCAAGCGCGCCGGAGCCCGAGAGGTCGAGGTTTATGAGCCTTCAGCGACCGACCCGGCTATGATTCGGCTTGACACCGCCCGTCACCCGCTGCTGGGAGCCGGGGCGGTTCCATTGTCAATCGAGTTAGGCAAAGATTTTTCTATTTTAGTCATCACCGGCCCCAACACCGGCGGCAAAACGGTGGCGCTGAAGGTGATTGGCCTGCTGTGCCTCATGACCCAGGCAGGGCTGCCTGTACCGGCCGGAGAGAAAACCAGGCTGCCGGTTTTCAGGGGTATCTTCGCCGATATTGGCGATGAACAAAGCGTTCAGGCGGCGTTATCTACCTTCTCCGGCCACATGAGCAATATCGCCCGGATCCTCAACAACCTGAAGGAAAAAAGCCTGGTACTGCTCGATGAGCTCGGCGCCAGCACCGATCCCCAGGAAGGTTCGGCGATCGCCCGAGCGGTCTTGCTGCATCTTCTGGCTAAAGGAGTGATCGGCGGGGCGACGTCTCATTTTACCGACCTAAAAGTATTCGCCCACGTGACTCCAGGTATGCAAAACGCCTCGTTTGATTTCAATCCTCAAACGCTGGCTCCAACTTACCATTTGACCCTCGGAATGCCCGGCGGCTCCAACGCCATCGCAACCGCCGCCAGATTCGGAATTCCAGCCGAGGTCATCGGGCAGGCCGAGGCGATGCTGACTGAAGGTACCCGCCAGCTGGAACAACTTCTGGCTGAACTGCAGGTTGAAAAAAAGCGCCTAACCGATATTGAAAAAACCCTGGAACGTGAAAAGGAACTTCTTCAGAAGCAGAACCAGGCATTAGCGTTGGAACTGAAAACACATAGAGAAGAAAAACAGGCCATCATCCAGCAAGCCCGAGATAATGTCATCGAAGAAGTGGCGGCGCTTCAAAAAGATCTGAAGCAGGCCCGGAACGCATTGGAGCGCCAGAAATCTGAAGCGGCTCTTTTAATGGCGCGGAATGTGTCAGAAGACGTCAGGGAACGGTTGAAGAAGGGGATCTGGCAGGCGCCGGACTCCGCTAAACCGGATACAGACGAAGGCCAACTCACAGCAGGCGACCGCGTCTGGTTGAAAGAAGCCGAGGTCGAAGCGGTGGTACTTTCACAAAATGAGAGAACCGGCCAGGTGGAAGTGTCTTCCGGCCCGTTGCGGTTTAAGTTGGGCAGGGAAGGCGTTACCAGGTTGACCGGAAAATCAAAGGATCCCAGGCCGGCGGTCCAGGTCCTTTCTTCAGGCAGAAACGCCAGGCTGGAACTTGACCTCCGAGGCAGAAGGGCCGAACACGTGTCACCCATGCTCGACGAATTCTTAGACGATGCCGCCTCCGCCAGTCTCCAGGAAGTTCGTGTGATTCACGGGCACGGCACCGGGGTTTTGCGAAGCATTGTCCGTGAACTGGCAGCCAGGCATCCACTGGTGGCCTCACTCTCCGCCGCCCCGCGTGATCAGGGCGGCGACGGGGCTACAATGCTGCGTCTGAAATAA
- a CDS encoding S8 family serine peptidase: protein MKILKLAIMAALALILSTPVAALAAAQQYDGEDLVGQDTILVAFRPGAAASDIAALHRQSEAHVSDTIPGIGVQVLTFSPGKAAGMLKVYQNNPNVLYAEYDYTAAAEDVPNDPSFPSQWGLAKVNASQAWSVTTGSGAVVIAILDTGIDMNHPDLAGKIKGSINFSTSATESDVKGHGTHVAGIAAAITNNSLGVAGLGYNASLLNVKVLGDDGYGSYSGMAKGIIWAADNGACVINMSLSGTSASSTLESAVNYAWNKGVMVVCAAGNNGNSTPVYPGYYANAVAVAATDSADRLASYSDYGSWVDLAAPGSNIYSTLMNGAYGYKSGTSMATPFVAGLAALVMSGVADTNGNGRLNDEARDLIEATCDNIGVSGIGGGRINAAQAVAGLSQPTNAAPPPATEPEPGTSPAPGTEPIEEGPVSEPEPAPTPAPVPEQPVVKPMWVDAVTFTVSGKNLVIKAKVISEAGTVAGASVSVTITTGSQSWQLKGTTDSAGLVTFTLSKAVAGTYLASVTMVSTDGYEWDTDNGINLASYILTSPTNGKSNK from the coding sequence ATGAAAATTCTCAAATTGGCCATCATGGCGGCTTTGGCCTTGATCCTCTCAACGCCCGTCGCCGCACTTGCCGCGGCACAGCAATACGATGGTGAAGACCTTGTTGGGCAGGACACAATCCTGGTAGCTTTCCGCCCCGGCGCCGCGGCCTCCGACATCGCCGCGCTCCACCGCCAGTCCGAAGCTCATGTCTCCGACACCATCCCCGGCATCGGTGTCCAGGTCCTGACCTTCAGCCCCGGCAAGGCCGCTGGCATGCTCAAGGTCTACCAGAACAATCCAAACGTCCTCTACGCCGAATATGATTACACCGCCGCTGCAGAAGATGTTCCCAACGATCCTTCGTTTCCCAGCCAGTGGGGTCTGGCTAAGGTCAACGCTTCCCAAGCCTGGTCGGTGACCACCGGATCGGGCGCAGTGGTTATCGCCATCCTGGATACTGGCATTGACATGAACCACCCGGATCTGGCTGGCAAGATCAAAGGCAGCATCAACTTCTCCACCAGCGCTACTGAATCAGATGTCAAGGGACACGGCACCCATGTCGCCGGCATCGCCGCCGCCATCACCAACAACAGCCTGGGTGTTGCCGGATTGGGCTACAATGCCTCGCTCCTTAACGTCAAAGTACTGGGCGATGACGGCTACGGCTCTTATTCCGGCATGGCCAAGGGTATCATCTGGGCGGCGGACAACGGCGCCTGTGTCATTAACATGAGCCTGTCCGGCACCTCCGCCTCCTCTACCCTGGAATCCGCCGTCAATTACGCCTGGAACAAAGGCGTGATGGTGGTCTGCGCCGCCGGAAACAATGGCAATTCGACGCCGGTTTACCCCGGCTATTATGCAAACGCTGTCGCCGTGGCCGCCACGGATTCGGCGGATAGACTGGCTTCCTATTCGGATTACGGCAGCTGGGTTGACCTGGCCGCGCCGGGTTCAAACATCTATTCCACCTTAATGAACGGCGCTTACGGCTATAAGAGCGGCACCTCGATGGCGACGCCTTTTGTTGCCGGTTTGGCCGCTCTGGTTATGTCGGGGGTTGCCGATACCAACGGCAACGGTCGGCTCAACGACGAAGCCCGTGACCTGATCGAGGCAACCTGCGATAATATCGGCGTCAGCGGCATCGGCGGCGGCCGGATCAACGCTGCCCAGGCTGTCGCCGGTTTGAGCCAACCGACAAATGCGGCACCGCCACCCGCCACCGAACCTGAACCCGGGACGTCACCAGCGCCAGGCACTGAACCCATCGAAGAAGGACCTGTCAGCGAACCTGAACCGGCGCCCACACCCGCGCCAGTCCCTGAGCAACCTGTGGTGAAGCCCATGTGGGTGGACGCAGTAACCTTCACCGTCAGTGGGAAGAATCTGGTCATCAAAGCCAAGGTTATTAGTGAAGCCGGTACTGTTGCCGGGGCAAGTGTTTCGGTGACAATTACCACTGGAAGCCAGTCGTGGCAGCTCAAAGGCACAACTGATAGTGCCGGATTGGTGACTTTCACCTTGTCCAAAGCCGTCGCCGGGACATATTTAGCCAGCGTAACCATGGTCTCCACGGATGGATATGAATGGGATACGGATAACGGCATCAATCTGGCGTCCTATATTCTCACGTCACCAACTAACGGAAAAAGCAATAAGTAG